Genomic window (Salvelinus namaycush isolate Seneca chromosome 27, SaNama_1.0, whole genome shotgun sequence):
tgtgtcctcctcccagagtgctaagaaccttggcgtgatcctggacaacacgctgtcgttctcaactaacatcaaggcggtgacccgttcctgtaggttcatgctctacaacattcgcagagtacgaccctgcctcacacaggaagcggcgcaggtcctaatccaggcacttgtcatctcccgtctggactactgcaactcactgttggctgggctccctgcctgtgccattaaacccctacaactcatccagaacgccgcagcccgtctggtgttcaaccttcccaagttctctcacgtcaccccgctcctccgctctctccactggcttccagttgaagctcgcatccgctacaagaccatggtgcttgcctacggagctgtgaggggaacggcacctccgtaccttcaggctctgatcaggccctacacccaaacaagggcactgcgttcatccacctctggcctgctcgcctccctacctctgaggaagtacagctcccgctcagcccagtcaaaactgttcgctgctctggcaccccaatggtggaacaaactcccccacgacgccaggtcagcggagtcaatcaccaccttccggaaacacctgaaacaccacctctttaaggaatacctaggataggataaagtaatccttctaacccccccccccccccccctccccccttaaaagagttagatgcactattgtaaagtggttgttccactggatatcataaggtgaatgcaccaacttgtaagtcgctctggataagagcgtctgctaaatgacttaaatgtaaatgtaaatgtagtcaaGGAAGGCATTCATGTGGTCGGCGACTGTGCActaattatataaaaaaaatatataattttttaatTTGTATTATTATCAGAAAAGTTATATTGTTGTCATTGCATATAGTTTGTCTCATGCTATGCTGCATGCATTTTATTGTCATGTTTTGATACTCTCATCTTAAAACTTGTTTTTGTTCTTATGCAGATAAGAACCTAGTGCCAATAAACTCCTTATTAAGACTTACCAATATCATTATGTAACAACATTGCTTTTCTCTATTATCACTAGTTGAAAACAAACATTGACATGTGATGGTGGTTTCAGTCATTTATGAGCCTGTAAAGTGAGTGCAGTGTAAATGTGATTGACTCTGCCGTCTGGTGGGCCGAAGCATCTGATTATTCCCAGATTATTTCAATATCTCATATTTTCACAATCAAAGCCCAATGATTTCATTGCTGACCAACTATCTGCCATGTTATTTTACATTGATCCTAATGTGATTGCAACACATTTCCATGTAAATATATCTGAGATACCTTACATTGAACATTCAAGGGTTGCTGAGAGACAATGTTTGGAGAGCTTTGGGAACAAAGATTGCGACAGGAGTTTATTAAATTTGCGCAGCATATCACATCACAGACACTTGTCAGTGGGTAATGCAGTGAGGGAGGAGTGTTCTGATTTGATCAGACAATCAGCATCCGGCAGACACTGTGCTGCCAGTACATTTGAGGATCCAGTCGGATGACATCGTGATCATGAGGATACAGATTTTCAAGATCCATGGAGGTGAGTTTGTCATTCGAAAACTGACACTTACTTTTCCTCTCACATTAGTTACAGTATGAATGAGGTATCAGTAAAAAAAGATGGGTTATTCATAAAACTTTACCACAACAGAATGTATCATCTACTTTTACCCCCTATGAAATTAATATTGAATAGCATCTATTCACTCTTTTAATGTATATCGTGTTAACATTCTAAGTAAATTCTGAATTATTCAGAACACAGGTGATACATTTAACAGTAACTAACGTTTTATAAATAACCCCAAAGTTGAGGCTTATGTTTTATACAGGtgaacaatcaaatcaaatcaaaacacaAAAGCAGACAAAAAGATGGCTGACGTGTAGTGTTTCCTACTGCTGACAGATAATGTTGGAAAGTTAGTATCTCGTGGGACATCTCATGAGATATTTTTATGGAACACCTTTTCGGtaacacacagtgccttcagaaagtatacatatcccttgacttaatccacattttgttggaATAACTATTAAATAGCTTTttgttctcacccatctacacacaataccccataatgacaaagtgaaaatgtattgaaaataaaatacagaaatatctcatttacataagttttcctACCCCTGAGTTAATACGTGTTAAAATCCCCTTTGGTAACGATTACAGCTGGGAGTTTTTCTGGGTAAatatctaagagctttgcacacctggattgtacaatatttgcctaatattcttttcaaaattcttcaaattggttgttgatcattcctagacaaccattttcaagtcttgccatagattttaatgCAGATTTAAGTCACAACTGTaattcggccactcaggaacattcactgtcttcttggtaagcaactccagtatagatttggccttgagttttaggtaattgtcctctgaaaggtgaattcatctcccagtgtctggtggaaagcaaattgaaccaggtttttctctaggactttgcttgtgcttagctccatttcatttatttattatcctgaaaaactccccagtccttaacaattaccagcatacccataacatgatgcaatcACCActctgcttgaaaatatgtagagtGGTTCTAAGTAATGTGttctattggatttgccccaaacataacactttgcattcaggacaaaggtgaatttgcaaacaggatgcatgatttggaatatttgtatCCTCTATAGGCTTCCTtctcttcactctgtcaattaggttagtattgtggagaaaGTGTAagtgtggggtacaaagatgaggtagtcattaaaaaatcatgttaaacactattattgcacacagagtgagtccatgcaacttattatgcaacttgataagcacatttttactcctggacttatttaggcttgccgtaacaaaggtgttgaataattaactcaagacatttcagcttttaattttttatgaatttgttaAAATGTCGacatttgacattatggggtattgtgtgtaggccagtgaccaaaatatcaatttaatcaattttaaattcaggcagtaacacagcaaaatgtggaaaaaggcacTGTATTGCAGCAATAGCCCCACAAGTGATGTTACACATTCCAACACACCCTTTTCTCTTTCCAGTTGTGCCGTGAGTCTCCAAGTGTCTGTGACTGATGAAGTAGGCTAATCGCCATGCCGATCACTCATCTGTTGCTGTCTGTTTACATTGCCACCTTCCTGATCGGGGTACCTGCCAACATCCTAGCATTCTGCACCTTTTGCCAAAAGGTGCGCCGCAAACCTGCCCCCATCGACATCCTGCTACTCAACCTGACCATCTCTGACCTCATCTTTCTCGCTTTCCTGCCTTTCAAGATGAAGGAGGCTGTTGATGATATGAACTGGAACCTCCCCTTCTTCTTGTGTCCAGTCACTGGTTTCCTGTTCTACTCCACCATCTACAACAGCACCCTCCTCCTGACCGCGGTGAGTGTGGAGCGCTACCTTGGTGTGGCCTTCCCTATCAGATACGCCCTGTGTCACAGGCCACGCTATGCTGTGGTGGCCAGCATCATATGTTGGGTGGTGTCATCACTGAACCTTAGCGTCGTGTACATTGTGCCCTGCTCCCACTGGATATATAGCAATGGGACCAATATGGACGATCCTCCGACAACGTGCTACCTGAACTTCACCAAAGACCAGCTCAGCATCCTTCTCCCAGTGCGTCTGGAGCTATTCCTTGTCCTCTTCTGCGTCCCCTTCCTGGTCTGCACCTTCTGCTATGTCAACTTCATCCGTATCCTGTCTCGGCTGCCCAATATCGGGCGGCGGCGGCGCCTGCGGGCCATTGGGCTGGCACTGGGCACCCTGTTGGTGTTTGCCCTCTGCTTTGGGCCCTACAACGTATCCCACGTGGTGGGGTTCGTCCGGAAAGACAGCGAGAGTTGGAGGGATGTAGCATTGCTCTCCAGTACCCTCAACGCCTGCCTGGACCCCATCATCTTCTACTTCTCCTCGGTGGCTGTCAGGAGCATGCTCAGTCACTGCTTCAGGAGCTTCGTGGCTACACTACACATTTTAAAGTGTGAGAGGGGTCAAGTCTGATAGGGGTCAGCCTCCAAGACTGATAAATACAGAAAAACATTCCCCCTTGAGTGTTTATGTTCCAATTAGTCATGCATGGAGATTTATGTATGTTCAGTGCAATTATGTATATTATATGTATTAGGTATATTCTGTTATGTAACTGTTGGCAAAGATAATTTAATTCCTACCTATCATAAATTACGTTCCCTAAAGGTGTAACCATTACCCACACCTCCACAAACCATAtttatatttaattttaaaaatcaTGAATAAATCGATCACCCGTATTAAATTGTTTATATTACAGGACATGTGCTCTAACCAGTAGGTAACATCCAATAAAAAATATACTTGTTTTATGGGGCTTTGAATAAATCAATTAGAACCAGAAGCTGTAAGAGCACAGAGGTGGGTGTGAAAGAGGTCCAATTTTGAGTTAATTTTGTTTAACAAGCGTGTAAAGCAGGATGTGCAAACATGGGGAGATTATACAGCGCTGAGTCACAGCGTCTCATGCTTGTCTTTCCGTTGCTAGAAATTTGTGCCTTTGTGCGGCTCTTGATACAGAGAACTGCTCTTTATAGTGTCCTGTGAACTAGTTATGTTCGTTATTAGTTTACAAATTGTACACTCAGTAACATTATAGATTCAATGGGATTGAATTCAGAGGGAAATAAATGAGTGCCTTGTTTGACAAGGCAGATTGAcaattagggctgaccccatttagtcgactggtcagttgtttggtcgataggctgttgttCGACAGagatgttttagtttttttttagtTGAGGGCTCAATTTTTTTGTTTTATGCCACACGAGACACCCGCCTGTTTcgtgcctgtctcagtggactaatccattacgGAGGCCgcagggatggcacagtccatcactctaagaCATATATGTGCTACAGTGGAGGTttgtgggaggagctataggaggacaggctcattgtagtGGCCGGAATGGAAAAAACTGAACAGAGTCAaaaatgtggtttccatatgtttgtgtttgataccgttccatttattccattccagccactacaatgagcctgtcctcctatacctcttcccaccagcctccactgatgtgctACTGAAATTCGACATGGTAATATTATGTAcgaacaatggtgcaacactaataacttatattttataacaaatgtgaTTTCCTTAATTGTATGTTTATTACTGTTAACATATAATGCCAAACATCCCCTTTCATTTAACTGTGTATTCGCCAGATTTTTTTGCAGACGGCACATTTGTAGCCTAAGACttcttctggttatattgatctcggGCTCCTTGAGTCGGTCAACAAAGATTATTTtcagtcggggacagccctattGGCAATACAAGACAAATCAGCTACAAGCTCCAAATTACACAGCAACTACACTgaatataccaaacattaggaacaccttccaagtattgagttgcaaccccccacccccctcagaacagcctcaattcatcacggcatggactctacaaggtgtcaaaagggTTCCACAGGGATGCAGACCCATGTTGACGcaaatgcttctcacagttgtgtcaagttggctggatgtcctttggttggtggaccattcttgatacacacgggaaactgttgagcgagaaaaacacagcagcattgcagttcttgacacaaactgatgcgcctggcaactactaccatatcctgttcaaaggcacttacatgttttgtcttgctcattcaccctctgaatggcacaaatacacaatccatgtctcaattgtctgaaagctttaaaaattattctttaaccagtgtcctccccttcatctacactgattgaagtggatttaacaagtgacatcaagtcaaggctctggctgtgccactcaagtacattcagagacttgtcccgaagccctcctgcgttgtct
Coding sequences:
- the LOC120022392 gene encoding free fatty acid receptor 3-like, translating into MPITHLLLSVYIATFLIGVPANILAFCTFCQKVRRKPAPIDILLLNLTISDLIFLAFLPFKMKEAVDDMNWNLPFFLCPVTGFLFYSTIYNSTLLLTAVSVERYLGVAFPIRYALCHRPRYAVVASIICWVVSSLNLSVVYIVPCSHWIYSNGTNMDDPPTTCYLNFTKDQLSILLPVRLELFLVLFCVPFLVCTFCYVNFIRILSRLPNIGRRRRLRAIGLALGTLLVFALCFGPYNVSHVVGFVRKDSESWRDVALLSSTLNACLDPIIFYFSSVAVRSMLSHCFRSFVATLHILKCERGQV